In the bacterium genome, CCAGCGACGCGGGAACGGCAGACGAAGGATGGTACGTGGACGACGTGAAGATCTTCGCTCCGGCCGCGGAGGAGTTCAACGTCACCGTCGCCTCGTCGGGAGCCGACATCATTCTGCGCTGGGCCAACCTCGGCTATCCGTTCTACCGCGTCTATCATGCGAGCTCGGCAAGCGGCCCCTTCGAGCTGCTGGACTGGACTTCGGCAACCGAAATGACGATTGTGAACGGCACGAGCGAACTCAAGAAGTTCTACTACGTGGTGGGCTGGGACGGCGACTGAGCAGCGGCCTACCATCGCAAACAGAAAGAGGGATTAGCCCAGCGGGCTAATCCCTCTTACCGTTGACGAACCTGCTCCCGAGCAAACTCCGCCACTGTGGACGGAGTTTGTCGGCAAGCTCTGGGAGGATGCTACCCGCGGGAGCGTGTTGGGCAGTGCCATCCGATTTGAGTCTGACGGAACCTATCGCCGATGTTTGAGCAGGAATTGTTCGATTTCCGGCAGACCGCCCTGCATGACCAGATAGCCGTCAATCGGTTCGCGATCCGTGAGGTCGTCGCCGACCGGCGTGAGCATGAGTTTCCTCACCTCGTCGCGGTCGTGCGTGTGGCCGAGCGCCCAGCCCAGTTTCACGTAGGCGGCTTCGGGGATCAGATTTCCGCAGGGGATCACTCCCATATCCATCATATCGCGGCCCGTGTCATAGACGTACATCTGCACGAAGCCCCACAGCGTCTGCACGGTCATGTAGACGTGTACGCCCGCGTCAATCGCCCGTTTCAGAGCGGGAAAGAGTGGTTTGTTGACGTGCCCCAGACCGGTTCCCGCGATCACGATTCCCTTGTATCCGTTCGCCACCAGACCGTCAATCATGTCCGGTCTCATGTTCTGGTAGTAGTAGAGCAGCGACACGCGCTCGTCGAACACCGCGTCAATCTTCACGGCTCGCCGGGGATCGCGTTTCCGGTAGTCGGTCTTGATGTAGGAGATGCCGCCCTTCTGCACCGTCGCCACCGGCGTGTCCGAGATGGTGCGGAACGTCGAACGATAGGACGAGTGCATCTTGCGCACCCGCGCGCCGCGATGGAGAAGGCTGTACTGATCCGAAGTCGGCCCGAACATGCAGACCAGCACTTCCGCGATGTCGCCGTGTCCGGCGGCGTAGGTGGCGTCAATCAGATTCAGCGCGGCATCGGATGACGGACGATCTGAGGATCGCTGCGAGCCGACCATCACGATGGGAACCGGCGAATCCTGCACCATATAGGTGAGCGCCGCCGCCGTGTAGTGCATGGCGTCCGTCCCATGACCGATGACGACTCCGTCCGCTCCGTCCTGAATCACCTTCTCGATCTCCCGCGCCGTTCCCAGCCACACCTCGGCGGTCACGTTTTCCGAGAACACCGAGTAGATCTCTTTGGTCGTGAGATCGGCGATTTCGGCCAGTTCGGGAACCGCGCTGTAGAGCTCTCCGGGAGAAAATGCGGGAATCACCGCACCGGTCCGGTAGTCGAGCCGGCTGGCAATCGTTCCGCCGGTGCCGAGCAGTGTGACCTTCGGCTTATCGCCACCCCGCGGAAAGGCTTTGTCGGGAACGCGGTACTGCGCTTGCCGATAGCCGGTTTCGGTGATGGACGTGATCTTGTCTACGTGAATGCCGACGTTGTAGCCGTCGGCGAGCTTGATGACAATGTGAAAGGGATTATCCCGCTCGGCGCGCGGCATCACCAATCCCTCGAACGGCCCGTCCACCGTCTCGATTCGCACGTCCGACCACACGCGCACGCCGTTCCGCTTCAGAACGCTGAGGGCGGGATTGCGATAACCGCGAAAGTCCGTTATGGAAGAGTCGTTCATTCTGACAGTAGGGGTTTCAATCACTTTCGCTTGGCGGATGGTGAGCGTTTTCTTTCGCCACTCGGTGAGGGGGGCGGCTCTTGCGAACCGCCCCCGATGAGGTTCTCGACGCCTATTCCAGCACCACGATCTTCCGCTTCGCGCACATGTCCTTGAGGATTTTCGGCCACACGGTGACGGAAACTTCACCGAGGTGGGCCTTCTTCAGAATGGACATGCAGGTGCGGGCCTGCCCGATGCCGCCGCCGATGGAGAGCGGAATCTCATCATTGAGAATCGCTTTGTGATACGGCATATCGAGGAAGTGCATCTGATTGGTGCGATGGAGTTGATCCTTTAGCGTCTCCTTCGTCACGCGGATTCCCATCGAAGTCAGTTCATGACGGCGCTTGGTAATGGGATTCCACACGAGGATGTCGCCGTTCAATCCGTGCATCTGCTGTCCGTTCTTCACGACGGACGGCGTGACCCAGTCGTCGTAGTCGGCGGCGCGCATTTCGTGGGGATAGCCGTCCTTCAGCGTCCAGCCGATGCCGATGATGAAAATGGCCGGATACTTTTCGGACACGATCTTCGTCTCGCGCTGCTTGCGCGGCAGATCGGGATACATGTCGAGAATCTCTTCGGCGTGCAGGAACACCAGTTCTTTGGGAAGATTCGGCCACTTGGGATTCTTCTTCAGCTTGGGAAACTCGCGCTGGATGTAATCTTCGGCGTCGGTCAGGACTTTCCATTCTTTCTTGACGACGTCAACAAGGAAATCGAGATTGCGGTCTTTGTCGGTGATGACGCGCTCCCAGTCCCACTGGTCCACGTAGGAACTGTGATCGTGGTCGAGAAAGTAGTCCTTGCGAACGGCGCGCATGTCGGTCATAATGCCTTCGCCGACGTCGCACTGGAACTGCTTGAGGGCGACGCGTTTCCACTTGGTCGCCGCCTGCACGACTTGCGCGTCAATCGGATTCTTGTTGTAGTCGTTGTTGATGTGGAAATCAATCGGTGTGCGCGAACCGTCGCGATCCAGATAATCGTTCACGCCGCTGGTGGTGTCAACGATCAGTGGGCACTCGATTCGGAACAGGTTCAGCGCTTTGCAGAGGCCATCCTCGATGAAACGCTTGAGTTTGGCGATGGCAATCTGAGTTTCCTTCGGATTCAGCAGTGGTTCATAGTCGTTCGGCAGAATCTTTTCGACCTCTTCATAGGTCCCGATTCCCGGTCCTGCCAGATCGGCTTTCTTGTCGGACATTGCGGTCTTCTCCATTCAGTTCGTGGAACGGTTGCTTGTCAAGCGGGCTTGACTATTGGGTATTGGAAACAGTCGGAAGATGATCACGCAGCCACTGGGCGGCCTTCGAGGCGGGAATGCGGCCCGGAGGTTGCTGGACGATGCCCATGAGTCGGCGCACTTTGGCGTCGGGGCACGCGCTTGTCGTTTCGCTCTGCAGCACCGATTCGAGAATTTTCTCCGCGCGACGTTCGCTCACCGGCAGCATCCGTTGCTTGGAGGCGAGCGCCAGCCATTCGGCTCCCGGTCGCTTCGCTTTGCCGCAGATGAGAGCCGGAACGGCTTCCCACAACAGCTCTCCCCGCCGCAGATGACCGAACAAGCGCAGCCAGGCCGGACGGGAAATGCGTTCGACGGGGCAGCCTTTACGCCGCCCGCGGCGGGTTTCCTGGACGAGCACGCGCGCCACGCGATTGGGGGGAAGCGTTCCCTGCTCTTGAATCATCCAATAGAGCGAGAAGTAATCCGAAGCGGCAAGCTGCTCGGCAAGGACTCGCGAAATTCCCTCGCGTTCCAGACGGTCCCGCCGCGTCCAGACGGGTTCGGGAAGACTCGCGCGAATGCGATCCGTATGCTCGGAAGTAATAATTGTCGGCGGTGAATCGGTGTCGGGATACATGCGCATCTCGCCGCCGAGAATGCGCTCGAAATCCGTGCCGCCGTTTCGCAGGGCCATGCGGGTTTCGGCGGGAACGCCGACGGTCGCCTCGGCCACGCGGGTAATCGTCTCCTCGATGGCCGTAGCCACGTCGGCGAAGGGGCCCCACAAGATCACGACGACGTCCCCCGCGCCCGCACCGGTCGTGTTCTTGACGGCGATCCGCTCGCCGGCGGTCAAGGCGAACTCACCCTCGGTGGCGTCGGTGTGGAAGAGATTCGGAGCAGTATCAATGCAGGCGATTACGCGCACCCGTCCCGAAATCTCATGGGCGAACGTCCGTCCCGGTTGCACGGATTGGCCAAGAATTCCCACCAGTCCGCGGAACACCACCGCTGCCACGCGAAGACCGTTGCGGTGGGCGGCGGCCAGAGTGGGAGTGCGAAACACGATCGTTTCGCTGTCCAGCTCGTGCACCGAATGCGAGAGCGTCTCGCGGGTGAGGCCGCGCTTCAAGATCTCGTCGCGGATTTCGAGCAGCCGCATTTGCCGATACGCCTCGATGGATACCAGCCGCGGAATCTGCGGGATGCGCGGAACTCCCTTGATTTCCGTACGCGTTCCCCCGCGAATGGAAACGTTCACGTCCTGCCGCACGCTGCCGATCCCCCGCCGCATTTTTTTCGTCAGCCGCAGATTGTGGCCGATGAGTCGCCCCGCTTCGGCGGTTTCCAACGGATGCAACAGATCGGGTCCGGTCACGACTTCGGTCAGCGGGATGCCCAGCCGGTCGGTGCGGAAGTAGATCGCGTGTCCGGAATCTTTCACCTCGCGGCCCGAGTCCTCTTCGAGCGCCACCTGCACGACGTGGATCTGGCGGCCTCGATAGGGAAACCCACCGTTCACACCCACCACGGTCGTTCTTTGGAAACCGGTGGGAATCGAACCGTCGAGATACTGCTTGCGGGAGATGTGGGCTTCGCCCACGATCTGGCAGCCGAACAGCATCGCCGCTTCCAGAGCAATATCCACCGCCTGCGGATCCATGGGAAAGGGGGGAGTGTCGTCGGTTTCGTAGGTGCAGGTGCTCTCTTTCGAGAGCAGATAGACGATGTCCTTCTTGGTTTTAAACTCCATGAGCGCACACGGATCGTATTCGCCCATTTCGCTCATGGTGGGCCGCATGTGCCGCAGCACCTCCGCGTCCACCTCCTCCGAGTATTTTCCCGCCGGGCAGTGACAGAACAGCTTGCGTTGGGTCAAAGCCTGATGATGAACTTCGAGGCCGCAGCGAAATCCCAGACCGGCGTAGTCGAGATCGAGGATGTTATATGGTTCGAGGATGGGTGGAACAGCCTGCATGTAGGTAAAGCCGGTAGAAGCAGTCGGGAATCTGCCGAATCACCGTGGGGGATGGCAAACCCGAAAAGACCGCAGGAACGGGAAGGCCGAACAGGGCCAGACGGTCAGAAACGAAGAACTCTAAACATGCGAAAAAGCCCGCTCAAAAGCAACTCAGCGCGAAATCAAGCGGCCCCGGACGAAGTCCCGGGGCCGCTGAAATCACACCCATGGGGTCATCTTAGTTCCGCACGGCCGTCACCATATAGAATCGCAGTTCGTACCCGGCTGCTTCGCCCGGCAGGGTGCAGGTTGGTTCGGTAACCACAACCGGAACACCTTCGTAGGTACCCGCAACGGACGAGGCATACACATGATACTCGTCGGCCTCGGGGACCGCCGTCCAGCGCAGGATCAAGTCCAGGCCGTTCGCCGCCAGCGTCAAATCGGTAACCGGGCCGATGGCCGTACCCGCCCAGTTCACGGCGGCCGGGTTCGACAGGGCCGACTCGCCTCCCGAATACTGCGCGGATACCGTGTAGGTGTAGGTATCGTAGGGCAGCCCGGCGAGGTCATCGGCATAGGTCAAGGCCGGGACAACAGCGGCGATCAGCCCGCCGTTGCGATAGATGTTGTAGCCGCGTAGGATGGAGGCCTGCGCCCCGGACGACGGTGACTGCCAGTTCAGGATGGCATCCGAGCCGACGATTCCGGCCGTCAGGTTCTGGGGCGGGCCATCGCTGACCACCAGCTTGATCTGAACGTCGTCCACGTACCAGCCCTCCCGGGCGCCGCCGTTGTCGCTGCCGAAGCGGAAACGGATCTGCACATTGCCGCCGTAGGCAGCCAGATCGCAGACCACTTCCGTCCAGGCAACGGTGCCAC is a window encoding:
- a CDS encoding aspartate--ammonia ligase, yielding MSDKKADLAGPGIGTYEEVEKILPNDYEPLLNPKETQIAIAKLKRFIEDGLCKALNLFRIECPLIVDTTSGVNDYLDRDGSRTPIDFHINNDYNKNPIDAQVVQAATKWKRVALKQFQCDVGEGIMTDMRAVRKDYFLDHDHSSYVDQWDWERVITDKDRNLDFLVDVVKKEWKVLTDAEDYIQREFPKLKKNPKWPNLPKELVFLHAEEILDMYPDLPRKQRETKIVSEKYPAIFIIGIGWTLKDGYPHEMRAADYDDWVTPSVVKNGQQMHGLNGDILVWNPITKRRHELTSMGIRVTKETLKDQLHRTNQMHFLDMPYHKAILNDEIPLSIGGGIGQARTCMSILKKAHLGEVSVTVWPKILKDMCAKRKIVVLE
- the gatD gene encoding Glu-tRNA(Gln) amidotransferase subunit GatD, translated to MNDSSITDFRGYRNPALSVLKRNGVRVWSDVRIETVDGPFEGLVMPRAERDNPFHIVIKLADGYNVGIHVDKITSITETGYRQAQYRVPDKAFPRGGDKPKVTLLGTGGTIASRLDYRTGAVIPAFSPGELYSAVPELAEIADLTTKEIYSVFSENVTAEVWLGTAREIEKVIQDGADGVVIGHGTDAMHYTAAALTYMVQDSPVPIVMVGSQRSSDRPSSDAALNLIDATYAAGHGDIAEVLVCMFGPTSDQYSLLHRGARVRKMHSSYRSTFRTISDTPVATVQKGGISYIKTDYRKRDPRRAVKIDAVFDERVSLLYYYQNMRPDMIDGLVANGYKGIVIAGTGLGHVNKPLFPALKRAIDAGVHVYMTVQTLWGFVQMYVYDTGRDMMDMGVIPCGNLIPEAAYVKLGWALGHTHDRDEVRKLMLTPVGDDLTDREPIDGYLVMQGGLPEIEQFLLKHRR
- the gatE gene encoding Glu-tRNA(Gln) amidotransferase subunit GatE; the encoded protein is MQAVPPILEPYNILDLDYAGLGFRCGLEVHHQALTQRKLFCHCPAGKYSEEVDAEVLRHMRPTMSEMGEYDPCALMEFKTKKDIVYLLSKESTCTYETDDTPPFPMDPQAVDIALEAAMLFGCQIVGEAHISRKQYLDGSIPTGFQRTTVVGVNGGFPYRGRQIHVVQVALEEDSGREVKDSGHAIYFRTDRLGIPLTEVVTGPDLLHPLETAEAGRLIGHNLRLTKKMRRGIGSVRQDVNVSIRGGTRTEIKGVPRIPQIPRLVSIEAYRQMRLLEIRDEILKRGLTRETLSHSVHELDSETIVFRTPTLAAAHRNGLRVAAVVFRGLVGILGQSVQPGRTFAHEISGRVRVIACIDTAPNLFHTDATEGEFALTAGERIAVKNTTGAGAGDVVVILWGPFADVATAIEETITRVAEATVGVPAETRMALRNGGTDFERILGGEMRMYPDTDSPPTIITSEHTDRIRASLPEPVWTRRDRLEREGISRVLAEQLAASDYFSLYWMIQEQGTLPPNRVARVLVQETRRGRRKGCPVERISRPAWLRLFGHLRRGELLWEAVPALICGKAKRPGAEWLALASKQRMLPVSERRAEKILESVLQSETTSACPDAKVRRLMGIVQQPPGRIPASKAAQWLRDHLPTVSNTQ